The proteins below come from a single uncultured Carboxylicivirga sp. genomic window:
- a CDS encoding carboxylesterase family protein: MKKNFYKLLTYGMVAIVIAACQSNSTSKVATESALGTHPMEAGDNIAQTTTESGDVIGYVHKGVFNFKGIPYAKAERFMPPQKADKWEGIRSCRSYGPVCPIDIQSMILSDEMEFAQQHNFWVMNEDKCMNLNVWSPSLSRESKKPVMVWLHGGGYTAGSSCELPSYDGENLSRTGDVVVVSINHRLNVLGFLDLSAVDEKYAQSANVGMMDVVAALQWVNKNIANFGGDPSNVTIFGQSGGGGKVATMLYTPSAKGLFNKAIMQSGVAGQFTTKEDAQKVGLAILDELGLKKSEVNKLKDIPHAELLAAGNRAIAKTQKSGFGRLGWAPVCDGEFIPLQPGSEGAEELSKNIPLIIGSNQVEFGSFGGPDLLQADEAAIVGYLKGRYGDKTEAYINAFKKAYPNTKMPSDMKDVDVMFRPMLLQFANIKSAVKGSAPVYNYVFKWNAPHLNGMLKSSHCMEIAFVFNNIERTEEYNGGTPEAYALATKLSKTWATFAHTGNPNNESMPKWEPFTPDGGATMLLDNQSELVHNHDKELIEIATSVPPVSPF, encoded by the coding sequence ATGAAAAAGAATTTTTATAAACTACTCACTTATGGCATGGTTGCAATTGTAATTGCTGCCTGTCAAAGTAATAGTACATCAAAAGTAGCTACAGAATCAGCCTTGGGCACACATCCAATGGAGGCAGGTGATAATATTGCACAAACTACTACAGAATCGGGTGATGTGATAGGCTATGTTCACAAAGGGGTTTTTAATTTTAAAGGAATCCCTTACGCCAAAGCTGAGCGTTTTATGCCTCCTCAAAAAGCTGATAAATGGGAAGGAATAAGAAGCTGTCGCTCGTATGGGCCTGTTTGTCCAATTGATATTCAATCAATGATTTTATCGGATGAGATGGAATTTGCTCAACAGCATAATTTCTGGGTGATGAATGAAGACAAATGCATGAACCTGAATGTGTGGTCACCTTCATTGAGTAGAGAATCGAAAAAGCCGGTAATGGTTTGGTTGCATGGTGGTGGTTATACTGCCGGATCGTCATGTGAATTACCAAGTTATGATGGCGAAAACCTGAGTAGAACAGGTGATGTTGTGGTTGTTTCTATCAACCATCGTTTAAATGTATTGGGGTTTTTGGATCTTTCGGCAGTAGATGAAAAATATGCTCAATCGGCTAATGTTGGAATGATGGATGTGGTTGCAGCTTTGCAATGGGTTAATAAGAATATTGCCAATTTTGGTGGAGACCCTTCTAATGTAACCATCTTCGGACAATCAGGAGGAGGCGGTAAAGTAGCTACCATGTTGTACACGCCATCAGCAAAGGGATTATTCAATAAAGCCATTATGCAAAGTGGTGTGGCAGGACAATTCACAACTAAGGAAGATGCTCAGAAAGTGGGATTGGCCATTTTAGATGAATTAGGATTGAAAAAATCGGAAGTTAATAAGCTTAAAGATATACCTCATGCTGAATTATTAGCAGCAGGAAATAGGGCAATTGCCAAAACACAAAAATCTGGTTTTGGTCGCTTAGGTTGGGCACCCGTGTGCGATGGCGAATTTATTCCTTTGCAGCCGGGCTCTGAAGGAGCAGAAGAATTATCAAAAAATATTCCGTTAATTATTGGTTCTAACCAGGTTGAGTTTGGTTCATTCGGAGGTCCTGATTTGTTGCAGGCAGATGAAGCAGCTATTGTTGGATACCTTAAAGGGCGTTATGGAGATAAGACAGAAGCATATATCAATGCATTTAAAAAAGCCTATCCAAACACAAAAATGCCATCAGATATGAAAGATGTTGATGTGATGTTTCGTCCAATGTTATTGCAATTTGCCAACATAAAATCAGCAGTGAAAGGCAGTGCGCCTGTTTATAATTATGTGTTTAAATGGAATGCACCACATTTGAATGGCATGTTAAAATCAAGCCATTGTATGGAAATTGCTTTTGTTTTCAACAATATTGAGCGTACCGAAGAATATAATGGTGGAACTCCCGAAGCCTACGCTTTGGCAACCAAGCTGAGTAAAACATGGGCAACGTTTGCTCATACCGGAAATCCTAATAATGAATCAATGCCAAAATGGGAACCTTTCACACCTGATGGAGGAGCAACCATGTTGCTTGATAATCAATCGGAGTTGGTTCATAATCATGATAAGGAATTAATAGAAATAGCTACATCGGTACCTCCGGTGAGTCCATTTTAA
- a CDS encoding alpha/beta hydrolase, producing MPKFIKPTDNTTSTVLTNLSKERHWFRELPADSEMNLVKDVVFHQSESIDGDPMSLKMDVITYKDDKVRPCVVYVIGGGFSHAMKERNLYDRYEVAKGGYVVASVQYHVISTGIYSDAVKDIKAAIRYLRANAKEYGINPEKMAVWGESAGGYLSAMVGTTNGVKKFEEGENLDQSSDVKAVIDTYGLSDLTKVGDDYDEEAAKAHYTVKSPDGQFVHGKNSGLTSLDKPEVVAQANPITYVDENDPPFLLFHGMQDKAVSPSQTLLLHNALRDKGVSSTRYVLEGAGHATAEFSDPQVINIIISFLDKHLK from the coding sequence ATGCCAAAGTTCATAAAACCCACTGATAACACTACCAGCACGGTATTAACAAATCTTTCAAAAGAAAGGCATTGGTTTAGAGAGCTGCCTGCCGACAGTGAAATGAATTTAGTAAAGGATGTTGTTTTTCATCAGTCAGAAAGTATTGATGGCGATCCAATGTCACTGAAAATGGATGTGATTACCTATAAAGACGACAAAGTCCGTCCATGTGTGGTTTATGTTATTGGTGGCGGATTCTCTCATGCCATGAAGGAGCGTAATTTATACGATCGTTACGAAGTAGCGAAAGGGGGGTATGTGGTGGCAAGTGTTCAGTACCATGTAATCAGCACCGGTATATACAGTGATGCAGTTAAAGATATAAAAGCTGCAATTCGTTATTTGCGGGCTAATGCAAAAGAATATGGAATTAACCCGGAAAAAATGGCCGTTTGGGGAGAGTCAGCCGGGGGATATTTATCGGCAATGGTGGGAACAACCAATGGTGTTAAAAAATTTGAAGAAGGCGAAAATTTGGATCAAAGTAGCGATGTGAAAGCGGTTATTGATACCTATGGTTTGTCTGATTTAACAAAAGTAGGTGACGATTATGATGAAGAAGCTGCTAAAGCGCACTATACAGTAAAATCTCCTGATGGCCAGTTTGTTCACGGTAAAAATAGCGGACTGACAAGTCTTGACAAACCTGAGGTTGTTGCCCAGGCAAACCCGATAACTTATGTGGATGAAAATGATCCACCTTTCTTACTTTTTCATGGAATGCAGGATAAGGCTGTTTCTCCGAGTCAAACCTTATTATTACATAATGCCCTCCGCGATAAAGGTGTTTCTTCTACTCGCTATGTTCTTGAGGGAGCCGGTCATGCAACTGCTGAATTCTCAGACCCACAGGTTATTAATATTATCATTTCTTTCTTAGATAAACATCTGAAATAG
- a CDS encoding neutral/alkaline non-lysosomal ceramidase N-terminal domain-containing protein: protein MKIKSIVSIFIILSVNIISGLSQSKQASFMVGAAKIDITPSEDNLPKGFFRIHDNLFIRAIVIDNGTTSAALIAVDRGMIRNDFYEKITQQINKETGIPANNIFISPSHTHSSPWGSGPEVENGILTAVKQAKGKMQKASISYKTGLSFLNINRDVIDPETRLWKQGPNFDGPSDKTVAVIKFSDASGKPIAVYYNYAMHANMMFMGGSISADFPGVTSKYIEDYYQDDVVAIFSSGAAGDQNPISVNPMTDVASQKTDALLANGKAKELGEAIMMAGMGGESEVKIDEEYLHRQEQMIASLGQILAEEILRVMNLPQRAEINNSIFATQETISCPGRKRTNTGREGAPGTYVDGDSVFIKLSLLRVGDIAISGVNAEVYNLIAQKLKNESPLTNTIFSSITNGAANSGYIPSDDAFQRYTFQVLSSSLKPNYAERGIIDGLVGMIEKSL from the coding sequence ATGAAAATCAAATCCATAGTTTCAATATTTATTATATTATCTGTTAATATAATATCAGGTTTAAGTCAATCCAAACAAGCCTCCTTTATGGTAGGTGCTGCCAAAATTGACATTACACCTTCTGAAGATAACCTTCCTAAAGGCTTCTTCCGTATTCACGATAATTTGTTTATCAGAGCAATTGTAATTGATAATGGTACAACAAGTGCTGCTTTAATTGCGGTTGACAGAGGAATGATCAGGAATGATTTTTACGAAAAAATCACTCAACAGATTAATAAAGAAACCGGTATTCCGGCCAATAATATTTTTATATCACCATCTCATACACACAGTTCTCCTTGGGGGTCAGGTCCTGAAGTTGAAAACGGAATACTCACTGCGGTAAAGCAAGCCAAAGGAAAAATGCAAAAAGCCAGTATTAGCTATAAAACCGGCTTATCATTTCTGAATATTAATAGGGATGTTATTGATCCTGAAACCCGCTTGTGGAAACAAGGTCCTAACTTCGACGGGCCTTCAGATAAAACGGTAGCCGTTATTAAGTTTTCTGATGCTTCAGGAAAGCCGATTGCTGTTTATTATAACTATGCCATGCATGCCAATATGATGTTTATGGGAGGTTCTATTAGTGCTGATTTCCCCGGAGTAACATCAAAATACATTGAGGATTATTATCAGGATGATGTGGTAGCTATCTTCTCAAGTGGAGCAGCCGGTGATCAAAATCCAATATCGGTGAATCCGATGACAGATGTGGCCAGCCAAAAAACAGATGCTTTATTGGCTAATGGTAAAGCCAAAGAGTTGGGCGAAGCCATTATGATGGCCGGTATGGGAGGCGAATCAGAAGTGAAGATAGATGAGGAATATTTACATCGTCAGGAACAGATGATTGCTTCATTGGGGCAGATTTTGGCAGAAGAAATTCTTCGGGTCATGAATCTTCCTCAACGGGCTGAAATAAACAATTCGATTTTTGCAACGCAGGAAACAATTAGTTGTCCGGGACGCAAAAGAACCAATACCGGACGTGAAGGAGCTCCCGGAACCTACGTTGATGGTGACTCTGTCTTTATCAAATTAAGCCTTTTACGAGTGGGAGATATTGCCATTTCCGGTGTAAATGCCGAAGTGTATAATTTAATTGCACAAAAGCTTAAAAATGAGTCTCCGCTGACAAATACTATCTTTTCATCAATAACTAATGGTGCTGCTAATTCGGGATATATTCCAAGTGATGATGCTTTTCAGCGTTATACCTTCCAGGTTTTAAGTTCTAGTTTAAAGCCCAATTATGCCGAACGAGGAATAATTGATGGATTGGTTGGGATGATCGAAAAATCTTTATAA
- a CDS encoding glycoside hydrolase family 3 C-terminal domain-containing protein: MKEIFKILILIISVMYLKSANAQQLTPDNIDEIVKAMTLEEKATLLVGARNNMFGGGAAVGNTDVLVPGAAGTTQAIERLGVCSTVLSDGPAGLRINPTREGDSNTYYCTGFPVGTCLSSTWNTELVTNVGKSIGNEVLEYGADVLLAPGMNIHRNPLCGRNFEYYSEDPLLTGKIAAAYVKGVQSNGVGVSVKHFVANNQETNRTGDDSQVSQRALREIYLKGFEIAIKEAKPWTVMSSYNKLNGEFTMESHDLLTTILRDEWNFGGIVMTDWIGQRNTAAQVHAGNDLMQPGMPIQSEDIIAKVKSGELDIADVDRNVKRMLEYIVKTPRFKEYAYSNKPDLKAHAEVTRQSATEGMVLLKNNSQTLPIADQAKSIALFGVTSYDFIAGGTGSGDVNKAYVIDLMQGLDNVGYTVQEDLKDLYEKYKAYQNAKIASETESWSWFMGKPVLPEMPVAKLFVEKRAEDSDIAVVTIGRNSGEGGDRKIPNDFNITDDERQLLNNVCDAFHAVGKKVVVILNIGGVIETASWKDLPDAILLAWQPGQEGGNSVADVLKGKVNPSGKLPMTFPIAMMDHPSSLNFPYDYTPSPYDNFFGRKNNRENVDYTVYEEDIYVGYRYFATADKQVSFPFGYGLSYTDFEYSKPKISNKGNQFTATLTVKNIGKKSGKQVVQLYVTAPDGKLEKPACELKAFVKTKELAPGESQTVTMTFTSYDLASYDEETQSWVTDSGKYSAKFGTSVDDIFSTVSFNAAKATVKTNDALKPEVEINRLSLK, encoded by the coding sequence ATGAAAGAAATCTTTAAAATATTGATTTTAATAATATCAGTGATGTATTTAAAATCAGCCAATGCCCAGCAATTAACACCAGATAATATCGATGAAATTGTTAAAGCAATGACTCTTGAAGAAAAGGCAACATTGCTGGTTGGGGCAAGAAATAATATGTTTGGTGGTGGCGCTGCTGTTGGAAATACTGACGTTTTAGTACCAGGAGCTGCTGGTACAACTCAAGCAATCGAACGTTTAGGTGTATGTAGCACTGTACTTTCTGATGGTCCTGCTGGTCTTCGGATTAATCCAACAAGAGAAGGCGATTCAAATACCTACTATTGCACCGGATTCCCTGTTGGCACCTGTTTGTCATCAACATGGAATACTGAATTAGTTACTAATGTTGGAAAATCAATTGGTAATGAAGTATTGGAATATGGTGCTGATGTATTATTAGCACCCGGAATGAATATTCATCGTAATCCACTTTGTGGCCGCAACTTTGAATACTATTCAGAAGATCCTCTATTAACTGGAAAAATTGCAGCAGCATATGTTAAAGGAGTGCAAAGCAATGGAGTGGGTGTTTCGGTAAAGCATTTTGTTGCCAATAATCAGGAAACCAATCGCACAGGAGACGATTCACAGGTTTCTCAACGAGCTTTACGTGAGATCTATCTGAAGGGATTCGAAATAGCCATTAAAGAAGCTAAACCATGGACAGTAATGTCATCATACAATAAGCTAAATGGAGAATTCACAATGGAAAGCCATGATTTGTTAACCACCATTTTGCGAGATGAATGGAATTTTGGTGGTATTGTTATGACAGACTGGATTGGTCAAAGGAACACTGCTGCTCAGGTTCATGCAGGAAACGACCTAATGCAACCTGGAATGCCTATTCAGAGCGAGGATATCATTGCAAAAGTAAAGAGTGGTGAGTTGGATATTGCTGATGTGGACAGAAATGTTAAACGCATGTTGGAATACATTGTGAAAACACCGCGTTTTAAAGAATATGCTTATTCTAATAAACCTGATTTAAAAGCACATGCTGAAGTAACTCGTCAGTCGGCAACCGAAGGAATGGTATTGCTTAAAAATAATAGCCAAACATTACCAATTGCAGACCAGGCTAAAAGCATTGCCTTATTTGGAGTTACATCCTACGACTTTATTGCCGGCGGAACTGGTTCGGGTGATGTAAACAAAGCCTATGTTATTGATTTGATGCAAGGGCTGGATAATGTAGGTTATACTGTTCAGGAAGATCTGAAAGATTTGTATGAGAAATACAAAGCCTATCAGAATGCAAAAATAGCTAGCGAAACCGAAAGCTGGAGTTGGTTTATGGGCAAACCGGTTCTTCCAGAAATGCCGGTAGCTAAATTATTTGTTGAAAAACGAGCCGAAGATTCCGACATAGCTGTTGTTACCATTGGAAGGAATTCAGGTGAAGGTGGTGATCGAAAAATTCCAAACGACTTTAACATTACCGATGATGAACGTCAACTCCTGAACAACGTATGTGATGCCTTTCATGCAGTAGGTAAAAAGGTTGTAGTAATACTGAATATTGGTGGAGTGATTGAAACAGCCTCATGGAAAGACCTGCCCGATGCTATCCTGTTGGCATGGCAACCTGGACAAGAAGGAGGTAATTCGGTGGCCGACGTATTGAAAGGAAAAGTGAATCCTTCAGGTAAATTGCCAATGACCTTTCCTATAGCAATGATGGATCATCCATCGTCGTTGAATTTCCCGTATGATTATACTCCTAGTCCTTACGACAACTTTTTTGGTCGTAAAAACAATCGGGAAAATGTTGATTATACTGTTTATGAAGAAGATATTTATGTAGGCTATCGCTATTTTGCAACAGCTGATAAACAGGTTTCTTTCCCATTTGGTTATGGATTAAGCTATACTGATTTTGAATACAGTAAGCCTAAAATTTCTAACAAAGGCAATCAGTTTACAGCTACACTTACAGTTAAAAACATAGGTAAAAAATCAGGAAAACAAGTAGTACAGTTATATGTGACTGCACCGGATGGTAAATTAGAAAAACCGGCTTGTGAGTTAAAAGCATTTGTAAAAACGAAGGAATTGGCACCGGGTGAGAGTCAAACAGTAACAATGACATTTACATCATACGATTTAGCTTCTTATGATGAAGAAACTCAATCGTGGGTTACTGATTCAGGAAAGTATTCTGCTAAATTCGGAACATCAGTTGACGATATTTTTAGCACGGTTTCATTTAATGCTGCGAAAGCAACTGTTAAGACAAATGATGCATTAAAACCGGAAGTGGAAATTAATCGACTATCACTTAAATAA
- a CDS encoding glycosyl hydrolase: MKLHTMGLLKSKIRSQLLILVSALFIVSCANQSDSSVSELKAGFTSPPDDAKPRVWWHWMNGNVTKEGIRADLEWMHRVGIGGFQNFDAGLNSPQVVDKRLIYMTPEWKDAFRFTTNLADSLGLEMAIAGSPGWSESGGPWVKPEEAMKKYVWSEMRVKGGKPFNGKLPEPPKVSGPFQNFGLNNHPLGGHGANTVPDFYKDVAVFAYRLPQQDISLEQLKPKVTSSGGKFTVNLLTDGDLVKTAKLPEAQSAWIQYEFAKPVNMQAITIVGGGGGGMFMSSGTKRILESSNDGQAFTKIMELPFGAVNQSTLTFEPVKAKYFRVVWEKQAVQMDPAIAGMFGFGPPPSNGVDVAELNLHTAGRVNRFEDKAAFSGATDLYDVWTPEVATDLVVDKKEVVDLTSTMQPDGSLTWTPEEGEWMIVRMGYSLTGHQNGPASPEATGLEVDKLNADHVKAYFTNYLDQYKDATGGLMGEKGLQYIITDSWEAGTQNWTDKMISEFKNRRGYDMLPWMPVLTGHIVESAAASDQFLWDFRKTLADLVAENHYNLLTTMLKERGMGRYSESHEARRAFIGDGMEVKKTSDVPMGAGWTPGGFGGNEGDFATVYQADIRESASVSHLYGQKYVAAESLTAMGSDWAWSPELLKPIADYLMYCGLNRFVIHTSVHQPLMDKVPGMSLGPFGQWFTRNETWAEQATAWTSYLSRSCYLLQQGKYVADIAYYYGEDNNITTLFSRMRGNDLPAIPEGYSYDFINADAVVNWLSVENNQYKTPTGMSYRLLVLDKNSRYMTLSVLRKIKQMVENGGVVCGVKPVMTPSLSDDPKEFEDIINNLWAINQGVNSFGQGKVYVDVDLQKVLTEENIIPDMKYTKPAADSRLFFVHRKVNDVDIYWVNNRSDKATSLDATFRVAGKKVEIWHPETGKTQPVSYNISGETTTVPVVLQPNDAVFVVFSGQSNKNSLTINKPEEKNLMTLEGPWEVTFQPERGAPESAIFGNLGWWIDSENSGIKYFSGTADYHKTINVTNDWISKDSQVWINLGEVQNLAEVFVNGKSMGIVWKKPFRVNITDALTVGENKLDIQVTNLWVNRLIGDQQPDMDKKITYVSNPFYKADSPLKPSGLLGPVTISSRK; this comes from the coding sequence ATGAAATTACATACAATGGGTTTATTAAAGTCAAAAATCAGAAGCCAACTATTGATTCTGGTCAGCGCTTTATTTATAGTATCATGTGCAAATCAATCCGATAGTTCAGTGTCGGAATTAAAGGCTGGATTTACTTCTCCGCCAGATGATGCAAAACCACGTGTATGGTGGCATTGGATGAATGGTAATGTAACAAAAGAAGGTATCCGGGCTGATTTGGAATGGATGCATAGAGTTGGTATTGGCGGTTTTCAAAACTTTGATGCGGGTTTAAATAGTCCTCAAGTAGTTGATAAACGATTAATATACATGACTCCCGAATGGAAGGATGCGTTTCGATTTACAACAAACCTGGCTGATTCGTTAGGTTTGGAAATGGCAATCGCTGGTTCACCGGGATGGAGCGAAAGTGGTGGCCCATGGGTAAAACCAGAGGAAGCCATGAAAAAATATGTCTGGAGCGAAATGCGTGTTAAAGGAGGTAAACCTTTCAATGGAAAACTACCCGAACCTCCAAAAGTATCAGGGCCTTTTCAAAACTTCGGCCTGAATAATCATCCCTTAGGTGGACATGGTGCTAATACAGTGCCTGATTTTTACAAAGATGTGGCTGTTTTTGCATATCGTTTGCCACAACAAGATATCTCATTAGAACAACTTAAACCTAAAGTAACATCCAGTGGTGGTAAGTTTACTGTTAATCTGTTAACCGATGGTGATCTGGTAAAAACCGCTAAGTTGCCTGAAGCACAAAGTGCATGGATTCAATACGAATTTGCCAAACCCGTAAACATGCAGGCTATCACTATTGTTGGAGGTGGCGGAGGAGGCATGTTTATGTCTAGTGGTACCAAGCGAATATTGGAATCAAGTAATGATGGACAAGCTTTCACTAAAATAATGGAGCTTCCTTTTGGAGCTGTAAATCAATCAACATTAACCTTTGAACCTGTTAAAGCAAAATATTTCAGAGTGGTTTGGGAGAAACAAGCTGTGCAAATGGATCCAGCTATTGCCGGTATGTTTGGCTTTGGACCACCTCCTTCAAACGGAGTGGATGTAGCAGAATTAAATCTTCATACAGCAGGAAGAGTCAATCGATTTGAAGATAAAGCGGCTTTTTCTGGCGCTACTGATTTATACGACGTTTGGACACCCGAAGTAGCTACTGATTTAGTTGTGGATAAAAAAGAAGTTGTTGACCTGACTTCAACCATGCAACCTGACGGGTCATTAACGTGGACTCCTGAAGAGGGTGAATGGATGATCGTTCGTATGGGTTATTCTTTAACAGGTCATCAAAACGGACCAGCCTCACCTGAGGCAACCGGATTGGAAGTAGATAAATTAAATGCCGATCATGTAAAAGCGTATTTCACCAATTATCTCGATCAGTACAAGGATGCTACCGGTGGATTGATGGGCGAAAAAGGCTTACAATATATAATTACCGATAGCTGGGAAGCCGGAACTCAGAACTGGACCGACAAAATGATATCGGAATTCAAAAACAGAAGGGGGTACGATATGTTACCCTGGATGCCGGTTTTAACAGGGCATATCGTGGAAAGTGCTGCAGCCAGCGATCAGTTTTTATGGGATTTTAGAAAAACATTAGCCGACCTTGTTGCAGAGAATCATTATAATCTGCTCACCACAATGTTGAAAGAAAGAGGAATGGGCCGATATTCTGAGTCGCATGAGGCGCGCAGAGCCTTTATTGGTGATGGAATGGAAGTAAAGAAAACATCAGACGTTCCCATGGGAGCAGGATGGACACCTGGTGGTTTTGGTGGAAATGAAGGAGATTTTGCTACGGTTTATCAGGCCGATATTCGCGAATCAGCTTCAGTGTCTCATCTTTACGGACAAAAATATGTGGCGGCAGAATCTCTGACAGCTATGGGATCGGACTGGGCATGGTCGCCGGAACTGCTTAAACCTATTGCCGACTATTTAATGTATTGCGGTTTGAATCGCTTTGTAATTCACACATCTGTGCATCAACCATTAATGGATAAAGTTCCGGGTATGAGCTTAGGTCCATTTGGGCAGTGGTTTACACGTAACGAAACCTGGGCCGAGCAGGCAACAGCCTGGACTTCTTATCTGTCGCGTAGTTGCTACCTGTTGCAACAAGGTAAGTATGTGGCTGATATAGCCTATTACTATGGCGAGGATAATAATATAACAACCCTGTTCAGCCGAATGAGAGGAAATGATTTACCTGCCATCCCTGAAGGTTACAGCTATGATTTTATCAATGCCGATGCCGTTGTGAATTGGTTGTCGGTTGAGAATAATCAATATAAAACTCCAACAGGAATGAGTTATCGATTATTGGTTTTAGATAAGAATAGTCGCTATATGACGCTTTCTGTTTTGAGAAAAATTAAGCAAATGGTTGAAAATGGTGGCGTTGTATGTGGTGTTAAACCGGTAATGACTCCAAGTTTAAGCGATGATCCTAAAGAGTTTGAAGATATTATTAATAACTTGTGGGCTATTAATCAGGGAGTAAATTCTTTTGGGCAAGGAAAAGTATATGTGGATGTAGATCTTCAAAAAGTATTAACAGAAGAGAATATCATTCCAGATATGAAATATACCAAACCTGCAGCAGATAGCCGTCTGTTTTTTGTACATCGTAAGGTTAATGATGTTGATATTTATTGGGTTAATAACCGCAGTGATAAGGCTACCAGTCTGGATGCTACTTTCAGAGTTGCAGGTAAAAAAGTGGAGATATGGCACCCAGAAACAGGCAAAACACAACCGGTTTCTTATAATATATCAGGAGAAACAACTACAGTACCGGTGGTATTGCAACCCAATGATGCTGTTTTTGTGGTTTTTTCTGGTCAATCAAATAAAAATTCCCTTACAATTAACAAACCGGAAGAAAAGAATTTAATGACTTTAGAAGGACCATGGGAAGTAACTTTTCAACCTGAAAGGGGAGCACCTGAATCAGCTATATTTGGCAACTTGGGTTGGTGGATTGATAGTGAGAACTCTGGAATAAAATACTTCTCCGGTACAGCCGATTATCATAAAACAATTAATGTGACAAATGATTGGATTTCTAAAGATTCACAAGTCTGGATTAATTTAGGAGAAGTACAAAATTTGGCAGAAGTGTTCGTGAATGGAAAATCAATGGGCATAGTTTGGAAGAAACCTTTCAGAGTGAATATAACAGATGCACTAACTGTGGGCGAAAACAAATTGGATATTCAGGTTACCAATTTGTGGGTGAATCGACTAATCGGCGATCAGCAACCGGATATGGATAAGAAAATTACATATGTGTCCAATCCATTTTATAAAGCAGATTCACCGCTTAAGCCATCAGGATTATTGGGACCCGTTACTATTTCAAGTAGAAAATAA